TATATAAAAAAAAGAAACGCGAAAAAGAATTTTACTTGCACTATTAGTATTGAATTTTTTTGCGTTTTAAACTATAATTTCGCATCGTAACATTTTGTTTTTCAGTGATAATTATTGTTTTTCCGAGGGGACTCCTTCACAACGTGTTGAATTGATCCCGATAACCTGTTGATAAGTTTTTCAGCGTAAATTATCACAAACTTAAACAAAACCTAATCTTACTAAAAAATATAATTAAATTAATCTGTTATATCATTTATCCACATTATAACAGATTTAATAACAATAAAGTATTTTTTAAAATATCTTATTTTTTTAAACTTCCTTGGTTGAAAAACCACCTTCCACCCAATCCATTTAAAAAGGTTATCTATGTCTCTTGTTCTTAATATTGCTCGGGAAGATTTATTGTCGGCACTCGCAGCTATGCAGAATGTAACGGGAAAAACAGGAACAATGGCTATTTTATCCAATGTCCTGTTGCGCAGCAAAGCTGATTTTCTGGAATTGACCGGAACCGATCTTGAGATAGGGATACGCCTGGACATACCGGCGGAAATTCTTTCCCCGGGAAAATTGACCTTGCCGGCAAAAAAACTTTTTGAAATTGTCCGGGAATCAAATTCCTCTCATATTCATCTGGAGGAAAGGGAAAATAACTGGGTTAGAATCACGGCGGACAGCAGTGATTACAATATGGCCGGAATGGCCGCGGAGGAATTTCCTTCTTTCCCCGAGTATGATGAAGATTTTTTGATCAAGGTCAATTCCGATGATATCAGAGATCTTATCGAAAAAACCATTTTTTCCGTTGCCTCAGATACGGAAAGCAATTTCACCCTGACCGGCGTTCTGGTTGAAAAAGAGCAAGAGGACACTAAAAACTTTCTTCGCATGGTTTCTTCCGACGGTCACCGGCTTTCCTTGATGAAAAAAGAGATTGAAGGCGATATCTCCCGTTTTCATCTGGAAAAAACAACCCTTATTCCCAGGAAGGGTGTGCAGGAAATAAAAAAATTCTGTGAAAATTTCAAAGAGGTGTTGCTTGGTTTTGAAGAAAAGCAGGCAGTGCTGAAAAGCAAAAATGCAATTCTTATCATTCGCCTCATGAATGGGGATTTCCCCAATTTCAGAAATCTTCTTAAGATAATAAACAAAGATAATTTTATTGAAATAAAAAGACTCACACTTCTCAATGCCATGAAACGAATGAATCTTTTTACCGAAGATCGATTCAATGTCGTCAAATGCGTGATGGAAAACAATGAAATAATCCTGAGTTCCCAAAGCATGGATTTAGGCAATGCCAAGGAAAACCATCCGATCAACTACACGGGCGAACCACTGAAGCTTGGATTTAACGGCAGATATTTCATAGATACGCTGCAGGTGATGACAGCGGAAGATGTGAAAATTTTTATTTCCGGAAAAGATAAGCCATGCATGATATATTCGGAAAACGAACCTGATTTTATAAGTATCATCATGCCGATGGAAATATGAAAACGCGTTAAATTTTGTTTCACTATTAAATCAGAAATACCGGTTTCGAGGGAAAAATTTTGACAGAACAACAAAACGATTATGGTGCGGAACAGATAAAGGTTCTATCCGGACTGGAAGGGGTAAGGAAAAGACCTTCCATGTATATCGGCAATACGGGTGAAGGCGGTCTTCACCATCTGGTTTATGAGGTTGTCGACAACAGTATTGATGAAGCCCTGGCAGGACATTGTAACCGGATAAAGGTCACATTTCAACTTGACGGTTCGGTTTCGGTTGAAGACAACGGCAGGGGTATTCCCGTTGAAATGCATCCGACGGAAGGCGTTTCCGCACTCGAACTTGTTCTCTGCACCCTGCACGCCGGAGGAAAATTCGATCATTCCTCCTACAAGGTTTCAGGTGGTCTGCACGGTGTCGGTGTTTCCGTGGTGAACGCCTTGAGTATCAAGACAAAGGCACAGATAAAGAGAAACGGTTTTATTTACGAGCAGACATATCGGTACGGCATAAAAGAATCGGAAGTTCAGGTTGTGGGAGAAACAACCTTGAGCGGCACAACCATCACCTTCTTGCCTGATCCGGAAATATTTACCGAAACAACGGAATATAAATATGAGATCATTCAAGCCCGCCTGCGCGAACTCGCATTTCTGAACAAGGGAGTTAAAATCCTGCTCAAGGATGACCGCAGCGGGGCGGAGGATGAATTTCATTACAAGGGCGGCATTGTTTCCTATGTGGAGTATCTCAATAGAAAACGCACCCCGATCAATGAAAATCCGATCTTTTTCAGCGGTGAAAAAGAAGATGTTCAGGTGGAAATAGCTTTCCAGTATTATGACGGCTATTCAGAGCGGTTGTTTTCTTTTGTCAACAATATCCCCACCAAGGAAGGCGGCACCCATGTCACCGGGTTTCGCGGCGCGCTGACCAAATGCATCAACCGCTATGCCACCGACGATATTGTCCCGAAAAATCTGCGTGAAAAAATGGGCGGCGACGATGTCCGGGAAGGACTGACCTGTGTGATTTCCGTGCGGGTTCCCAATCCGCAGTTTGAAGGACAAACCAAAACAAAACTCGGCAACAGCGAAGTAAAATCCATTGTCGAGTCAATCTGTAATGAAAAACTGACCATTTTTTTGGAAAAAAATCCCCAGGAGGCGAAAAAGATACTCGCCAAGGCGGTGGATGCCGCCAGGGCCCGCGAAGCAGCCAGGCGCGCCAAGGAACTGACCCGCAAAAAAGGTTCCGGCATTGATCTGCTGATGGCCGGCAAACTTGCGGAATGCCAGTCAAAGATTCCCCAGGAAAGGGAAATTTTTCTGGTGGAGGGTGATTCCGCCGGCGGCAGCGCCAAACAGGGGCGCGACCGCGCTTTTCAGGCTATCCTGCCGCTGCGCGGCAAGATCATGAACGTGGA
This region of Desulfobulbaceae bacterium DB1 genomic DNA includes:
- a CDS encoding DNA gyrase subunit B, with the translated sequence MTEQQNDYGAEQIKVLSGLEGVRKRPSMYIGNTGEGGLHHLVYEVVDNSIDEALAGHCNRIKVTFQLDGSVSVEDNGRGIPVEMHPTEGVSALELVLCTLHAGGKFDHSSYKVSGGLHGVGVSVVNALSIKTKAQIKRNGFIYEQTYRYGIKESEVQVVGETTLSGTTITFLPDPEIFTETTEYKYEIIQARLRELAFLNKGVKILLKDDRSGAEDEFHYKGGIVSYVEYLNRKRTPINENPIFFSGEKEDVQVEIAFQYYDGYSERLFSFVNNIPTKEGGTHVTGFRGALTKCINRYATDDIVPKNLREKMGGDDVREGLTCVISVRVPNPQFEGQTKTKLGNSEVKSIVESICNEKLTIFLEKNPQEAKKILAKAVDAARAREAARRAKELTRKKGSGIDLLMAGKLAECQSKIPQEREIFLVEGDSAGGSAKQGRDRAFQAILPLRGKIMNVEKARFDKILASEEIKQIIAALGTGVGADDFEEDKLRYHKVIIMTDADVDGAHIRTLLLTFFYRQMPLLVEKGHVYIAQPPLYRLGKGKKETFFSGEEDLNIFLFQQASANMKIRLNGEKFIEEQDVVHVLRNLSNYKKLTDFLQRINVWEDIVYFFLEQGIHTADQFADQEFVSRLRNTLQLDGNLVLGNLRPCRWKTSCYEFDAAVKDKAHMFLTVGPQIPLISEYRSAISIFPAVKELLTSRFTLVTGEKDVEVENWRELLDKVKMESFKGSSLQRYKGLGEMNPVQLWDTTMNPQNRVLLQVKIEDAEGADDIFTTLMGDKVEPRRDFINSHALEVTELDI
- a CDS encoding DNA polymerase III subunit beta is translated as MSLVLNIAREDLLSALAAMQNVTGKTGTMAILSNVLLRSKADFLELTGTDLEIGIRLDIPAEILSPGKLTLPAKKLFEIVRESNSSHIHLEERENNWVRITADSSDYNMAGMAAEEFPSFPEYDEDFLIKVNSDDIRDLIEKTIFSVASDTESNFTLTGVLVEKEQEDTKNFLRMVSSDGHRLSLMKKEIEGDISRFHLEKTTLIPRKGVQEIKKFCENFKEVLLGFEEKQAVLKSKNAILIIRLMNGDFPNFRNLLKIINKDNFIEIKRLTLLNAMKRMNLFTEDRFNVVKCVMENNEIILSSQSMDLGNAKENHPINYTGEPLKLGFNGRYFIDTLQVMTAEDVKIFISGKDKPCMIYSENEPDFISIIMPMEI